In Desulfuromonadaceae bacterium, a single window of DNA contains:
- a CDS encoding insulinase family protein, protein MLKMCRIGAMAVVLLLGGLSLATAATLAEKVREFNFANGLTLLVVERHDVPTISAYMTIGIGSVDETSAERGVAHLLEHMLFKGTKTLGTTDYAKEKPLLEKIEAVGEQLDRLRRDPRSDPQKVAALADQRSQLQREHKKYVVKDEFSRIYAENGGVGYNAFTSTDLTTYMISLPSNKIELWAAIESDRMKQPVLREFYTERDVILEERRRSYESNPERLLYSTLVNSAYAMHPYGQPIIGWESDVRGLTPEKTRNFLRHYYAPINTVIALVGDIEAEYARALVDDYFGTIPSGTPIPPVAALEPEQRGEKRVNVRFDAEPQVKIAFHKETLPAAEDYVFDLIDAILSQGRLSRLYQSLVLEQQLVTSVATYGAPGSRYPNLFVISATPRYPHTAAEVEAAIYRELQRLKEELVPAAELERVKRRLEVDQLRHLQSNSGLARLLTSYQTIAGDWRYLVDYDQRLAEITAEQIRDVARQRLTVENRTVATLVKDAGEKE, encoded by the coding sequence ATGTTGAAAATGTGCAGAATCGGAGCGATGGCTGTCGTATTGCTCCTCGGAGGACTTTCACTGGCCACGGCAGCGACCCTGGCAGAGAAGGTTCGTGAGTTTAACTTTGCGAATGGCCTGACGCTGCTGGTTGTCGAGCGTCACGATGTACCGACGATCAGTGCTTATATGACCATCGGTATCGGGTCTGTGGATGAAACCAGTGCCGAGCGTGGTGTTGCCCACTTGCTTGAACACATGCTTTTCAAAGGGACCAAAACCCTTGGCACGACTGATTACGCCAAAGAAAAACCACTGCTGGAAAAAATTGAGGCCGTCGGAGAGCAACTTGATCGCCTGCGCCGTGATCCCCGCAGCGATCCGCAGAAAGTTGCCGCGCTGGCCGATCAGCGCAGTCAGTTGCAACGGGAACATAAGAAATATGTTGTTAAAGACGAGTTCTCGCGCATTTACGCAGAAAATGGTGGCGTCGGGTATAACGCCTTTACCAGTACCGATCTGACCACCTATATGATCTCGCTGCCGTCCAACAAGATTGAACTGTGGGCGGCGATTGAATCCGACCGCATGAAACAGCCGGTGTTGCGTGAATTCTACACCGAACGCGATGTCATCCTCGAAGAGCGTCGTCGTTCCTACGAATCGAACCCCGAGCGCCTGCTCTACAGCACACTGGTCAACAGCGCTTACGCGATGCACCCCTACGGTCAACCGATTATCGGCTGGGAATCGGATGTCCGTGGTTTGACGCCGGAAAAGACCCGCAATTTTCTGCGGCACTATTATGCGCCGATCAATACTGTGATTGCGCTGGTCGGGGATATCGAGGCTGAATACGCGCGTGCCCTGGTCGATGATTATTTCGGCACGATTCCGTCCGGCACGCCGATTCCTCCGGTTGCCGCGCTGGAACCGGAGCAACGTGGTGAAAAGCGGGTAAACGTCCGTTTTGATGCCGAGCCGCAGGTGAAGATTGCCTTTCACAAAGAGACGCTCCCCGCCGCTGAGGATTATGTTTTTGATCTGATCGATGCCATTCTCTCGCAGGGGCGTTTGTCGCGACTGTATCAATCGCTGGTTCTTGAACAGCAGTTGGTGACCTCGGTAGCAACTTACGGCGCTCCCGGTTCCCGTTATCCAAATCTGTTTGTGATCAGCGCCACCCCGCGTTATCCGCACACTGCCGCGGAGGTTGAGGCGGCGATTTATCGTGAACTGCAACGACTTAAGGAGGAACTTGTCCCCGCTGCGGAGCTGGAAAGGGTCAAACGCCGTCTGGAGGTTGATCAGTTGCGCCACTTGCAGAGTAATTCCGGACTGGCCCGGTTGTTGACCAGCTATCAGACGATTGCAGGTGACTGGCGCTATCTGGTTGACTATGACCAGCGTCTGGCGGAAATTACTGCTGAACAGATCCGGGATGTCGCCCGCCAGCGGCTGACCGTTGAAAATCGCACCGTTGCGACGCTGGTGAAAGATGCAGGAGAAAAAGAATGA
- a CDS encoding insulinase family protein → MKRLLITLVVLLVLAACLPAASPVDPRQLTFAPMAFTVPPVDQITLPNGMRLYLREDHELPMVRISGMFDGGALSEPDDKVGLTDLFGSTLRIGGAGERGPEEFDQALEELAINLSASVDSYATNFSLSARAADLEPALELLADMVRRPQFAPQRIEITRQQMLEGIRRRNDQPGAVASRLFRETLYAGHPFGRTPSVASVTAIERADLLAFQQRFFHPDNLWLAISGDFERADLLRKLTAVFGDWATGAPKKQVVPAVTTQAQGRVLVTDKDLPQTTVMIGELGIRKDNPDVYAVQVMNFILGGGGFNSRLMREIRSNRGLAYSVYSGFRPGRRLPGVFYAGCETKSASTLEAIDLLRAELRLMRDQPVGSEELVLAQESLINSFVFSFDDSHAVVSQSMQLDFYDYPPDYLSRYRERIAAVSITDVQRVAQTYLHPDQQLLVLVGKVDSFDRAPESLNLPVTNVSLD, encoded by the coding sequence ATGAAACGGCTGCTTATTACCCTTGTTGTACTGCTTGTGCTTGCTGCGTGTCTGCCCGCAGCGTCTCCCGTCGATCCGCGCCAGCTGACTTTTGCTCCAATGGCATTTACTGTTCCACCGGTTGACCAGATAACCCTGCCGAACGGTATGCGTCTCTATCTGCGCGAAGATCACGAACTGCCGATGGTACGGATCAGCGGCATGTTTGACGGCGGAGCTCTCAGCGAACCGGATGACAAGGTTGGCCTGACCGACCTTTTCGGGAGTACTTTGCGCATCGGTGGTGCCGGGGAACGCGGTCCTGAAGAATTTGATCAGGCGCTGGAGGAGCTGGCCATCAACCTGTCGGCAAGTGTCGACAGTTACGCCACGAATTTCAGTCTTTCGGCCCGTGCCGCTGATCTGGAACCGGCCCTTGAGCTTCTCGCGGACATGGTACGACGGCCGCAATTCGCGCCGCAACGGATCGAAATTACGCGGCAGCAGATGCTCGAGGGCATCCGGCGGCGTAACGATCAGCCCGGTGCCGTGGCCAGCCGCCTGTTCCGCGAAACCCTCTATGCCGGCCATCCGTTCGGACGAACGCCGAGTGTCGCAAGCGTCACGGCCATCGAACGCGCTGATCTGCTTGCGTTTCAGCAACGATTTTTTCATCCGGACAATCTTTGGCTGGCGATTTCAGGTGACTTCGAGCGCGCCGATCTGCTCCGCAAGCTGACGGCGGTTTTTGGTGATTGGGCCACCGGAGCGCCAAAGAAGCAGGTTGTTCCAGCAGTTACCACCCAGGCACAAGGGCGGGTGTTAGTCACGGACAAAGACTTGCCGCAGACGACGGTGATGATCGGCGAACTCGGTATCCGCAAAGATAACCCGGATGTGTATGCCGTACAGGTAATGAACTTTATTCTTGGCGGCGGCGGGTTCAATTCACGGTTGATGCGTGAAATCCGTTCCAATCGTGGTCTGGCCTATTCCGTCTATTCCGGTTTTCGCCCCGGACGACGCTTGCCCGGTGTTTTTTATGCTGGCTGCGAAACGAAAAGTGCCTCAACCCTGGAGGCCATTGACCTGCTGCGTGCCGAACTGCGGTTGATGCGTGACCAGCCGGTCGGTAGTGAAGAATTGGTGCTGGCACAGGAAAGTTTGATCAATTCCTTTGTGTTCAGTTTTGATGATAGTCACGCGGTGGTTTCACAGTCGATGCAACTTGATTTTTATGACTATCCCCCCGACTACCTGTCGCGCTATCGGGAACGCATTGCCGCAGTGAGTATTACTGATGTGCAGCGGGTGGCGCAAACTTATTTACACCCCGATCAACAACTGCTGGTGCTGGTCGGCAAGGTGGATAGTTTTGATCGTGCGCCAGAGAGTTTGAATCTGCCAGTCACCAACGTGTCACTCGACTGA
- a CDS encoding DUF948 domain-containing protein: MQTDVILIIAVVLAAVLVAFIIPTLIQLKKTLAKVADLTEDTRCELTPILSELRTTTARLNQMLDQAEKGLGKAQGLFQAVGEIGDSVRTMHNFVRCDLNRHLGSAVGVWMGIRAAAKVIAKERERKE, encoded by the coding sequence ATGCAGACAGATGTTATTTTAATAATTGCGGTGGTGTTGGCGGCGGTGCTGGTTGCCTTTATTATTCCAACCCTCATTCAATTAAAAAAAACCCTGGCGAAAGTTGCTGACCTGACTGAGGATACGCGTTGCGAGTTGACGCCGATCCTGAGTGAATTGCGGACAACGACGGCACGCCTGAACCAGATGCTCGACCAGGCTGAGAAAGGGCTGGGGAAGGCACAGGGACTCTTTCAGGCGGTCGGGGAGATTGGCGACTCGGTACGCACGATGCACAATTTTGTCCGCTGTGATCTCAACAGACACCTGGGCAGTGCCGTCGGGGTGTGGATGGGGATCAGGGCCGCAGCAAAGGTTATCGCGAAAGAACGCGAGCGAAAGGAGTAG
- a CDS encoding YtxH domain-containing protein, with the protein MSDHNHGGASLLAFLAGAAVGGVAALLLAPRSGAETRQKVLDAAEELKVRSQALVTEAENRVREVVEEGKGVLDQNKEVFLSAVAAGKEAFEKVKPTAGKKS; encoded by the coding sequence ATGTCTGATCATAATCACGGTGGTGCTTCATTGCTGGCTTTTCTGGCGGGGGCGGCGGTGGGTGGCGTTGCCGCGCTGTTACTGGCTCCTCGCAGTGGCGCTGAGACGCGGCAAAAGGTTCTCGATGCGGCGGAAGAGTTGAAAGTTCGGTCGCAGGCGCTCGTCACCGAGGCTGAAAACCGGGTACGTGAAGTTGTCGAGGAAGGAAAGGGGGTCCTTGATCAGAACAAGGAAGTTTTTCTTTCGGCGGTAGCGGCCGGGAAAGAAGCGTTCGAGAAGGTAAAACCGACAGCGGGGAAAAAATCCTGA
- a CDS encoding YihY/virulence factor BrkB family protein, with protein MLNATELCEKIKNYFDRLFCEVDHQQSSRVRLFFLRQIQIAVLVFRDFFADRCMLRASALTYATLLSIVPLLTLMFSLLKGVGAQETLGRFLLKQLTLGSEEIVAAILLYIDNTRFGQLGLVGLVILVLTVLMLLSNIEESFNHIWGVRETRSIFRRFADYSSVVIVGPVFLLAAISMTTTLESQHLLNWLLNVEYLGDALLVLFNYLPYLVMWAAFTSLYIFMPNIKVRFRAALVGGIVGGTLWQFAQWLCIYFQFGVARYNAIYGALAALPIFMVWIYVSWLIVLLGLELTYAWQNMSIIRLEVRGEALSFASREVAALTILLTVADNFQRSLPPLTLENICRRLGIPPRLGRELLRMLCELGFLSEVRKGNEETAFLPLCDPATLSLDGIVNALRHDGLDFTKLGKRPVWAVARKLEEQLATVAQTAFFGLTLETLARELNSDEDDQSVA; from the coding sequence ATGTTGAACGCGACTGAATTGTGCGAAAAAATCAAAAATTACTTTGATCGTTTGTTCTGCGAGGTCGATCATCAACAGTCCAGTAGGGTGCGACTGTTTTTTCTCCGTCAGATACAGATTGCCGTACTGGTTTTTCGCGATTTTTTTGCCGACCGATGCATGTTGCGCGCCTCGGCGTTGACCTATGCCACGTTGCTCTCGATCGTGCCGCTGCTGACATTGATGTTTTCGCTGTTAAAAGGCGTGGGGGCGCAGGAAACGCTGGGGCGTTTTTTGCTGAAACAACTGACGCTCGGCTCGGAAGAAATTGTTGCCGCGATTTTGCTCTATATCGATAATACCCGCTTTGGCCAGCTTGGCCTGGTCGGATTGGTGATCCTGGTGCTCACCGTTTTGATGCTTCTTTCCAATATCGAAGAGAGTTTCAATCATATCTGGGGGGTCAGGGAAACACGCTCGATCTTTCGGCGTTTTGCCGACTATTCTTCGGTCGTGATTGTCGGGCCGGTTTTTTTGCTGGCGGCAATTTCGATGACCACGACTCTGGAGAGCCAGCACCTGCTGAACTGGTTGCTCAATGTTGAGTATCTCGGCGACGCTCTGCTGGTTCTGTTCAACTATCTGCCTTATCTGGTCATGTGGGCGGCATTTACTTCGCTCTATATTTTTATGCCCAATATCAAGGTGCGCTTTCGTGCCGCACTGGTCGGCGGCATTGTCGGGGGAACCCTGTGGCAGTTCGCGCAGTGGCTATGTATCTACTTTCAGTTTGGTGTGGCGCGTTACAATGCCATTTACGGAGCGCTGGCGGCGTTGCCGATCTTTATGGTGTGGATTTATGTGTCCTGGTTGATTGTACTGCTGGGGCTGGAATTGACCTACGCCTGGCAAAATATGTCGATTATTCGCCTGGAAGTGCGCGGTGAAGCGCTCAGCTTCGCCAGCCGTGAAGTCGCTGCACTGACGATTTTACTGACGGTGGCCGATAATTTTCAACGCAGTTTGCCGCCGCTGACACTGGAGAATATTTGTCGGCGACTGGGCATCCCCCCGCGCCTGGGGCGTGAACTGTTGCGGATGCTGTGTGAGCTGGGGTTTCTTTCCGAAGTTCGCAAAGGGAACGAAGAGACGGCCTTTCTGCCGTTGTGTGACCCGGCAACGTTGTCTCTTGACGGGATCGTTAACGCGTTACGTCATGATGGTCTTGATTTTACCAAACTCGGCAAACGACCCGTCTGGGCGGTTGCGCGTAAATTGGAAGAGCAACTTGCCACGGTAGCACAGACAGCGTTTTTCGGGTTGACCCTGGAGACGCTGGCGCGCGAGTTGAACAGTGACGAGGATGATCAGTCTGTGGCCTGA
- a CDS encoding UDP-2,3-diacylglucosamine diphosphatase, which yields MRHIFIADAHLRDPADENYRRLVSFLNTLRGNTTTLVMLGDIFEFWAGYRHVVFAHYIPLLDALNKLQTSGTQLIFVEGNHDFDPGPYFSDVLKCQLIPNSAEITLDGRTFHLTHGDLLDPADIGYRLLRRLLRSPLRRAIQSLLPPDLTWQLGYRWSLRSDRYQQPDFTPRDPRQFIEPYTRKQCSNGADVVVTGHFHNPCRGQVAGGEWLVVGDWITQYSYAECSNAELSLHTCQATD from the coding sequence ATGCGCCACATATTTATCGCCGATGCCCACCTGCGTGATCCTGCCGACGAAAATTACCGCCGGCTGGTGTCTTTTCTCAATACGTTGCGCGGCAATACAACAACCTTGGTGATGTTGGGAGATATTTTCGAATTCTGGGCCGGTTATCGCCATGTGGTCTTTGCACATTACATCCCGCTACTTGACGCCTTGAACAAACTTCAAACATCGGGGACACAGCTGATCTTCGTCGAGGGCAATCACGATTTCGACCCTGGCCCGTATTTCAGCGACGTCCTCAAGTGTCAACTGATTCCGAACAGTGCAGAGATTACGCTTGACGGTCGCACCTTCCATCTCACACACGGTGATTTGCTTGATCCCGCCGACATTGGTTATCGCCTGTTGCGCCGCCTGCTGCGCAGTCCGCTGCGGCGCGCCATCCAGTCGCTGCTGCCACCGGATTTGACCTGGCAGCTTGGCTACCGCTGGAGCCTGCGCAGTGACCGCTACCAGCAACCGGATTTCACTCCGCGCGACCCGCGTCAGTTTATTGAACCGTACACCCGCAAGCAATGCAGCAACGGGGCGGATGTCGTGGTTACCGGGCACTTTCACAATCCGTGTCGAGGACAGGTAGCGGGGGGGGAATGGCTGGTCGTGGGGGACTGGATCACGCAGTATTCCTATGCAGAATGCAGCAACGCAGAGCTCTCCCTCCATACCTGTCAGGCCACAGACTGA